The proteins below come from a single Treponema phagedenis genomic window:
- a CDS encoding queuosine precursor transporter, which translates to MENTVMQMETPIVSPKKKNFLPVISGLFVGILLLSNILASKMVQLGPFVFDGGTLLFPFSYIFGDVLAEVYGYKDSRKVIWTGFIMLVFMSANIWLVSVLPAEQEWTFQKDFENILLQMPRIMLGSAFGYFIGEYSNSVVLSKMKVATRGRHLWARTIGSTLVGELLDSVIFVTIAFAGVYSFTVLAIMAFSNYIFKTAIEVVFTPITYKVIDFVKKHEDLDVYDYDVSYSPFPGR; encoded by the coding sequence ATGGAAAACACAGTTATGCAAATGGAAACACCGATTGTTTCTCCTAAGAAAAAGAATTTCTTGCCGGTTATTTCCGGACTCTTTGTCGGTATTTTGTTGTTATCAAATATTTTGGCATCAAAAATGGTGCAGCTCGGTCCCTTTGTGTTTGACGGGGGAACGCTTCTTTTTCCTTTTTCGTATATTTTCGGCGATGTGCTTGCCGAGGTGTACGGCTACAAGGATTCGCGGAAAGTGATTTGGACGGGCTTTATTATGTTGGTTTTTATGTCGGCAAATATTTGGCTTGTCAGTGTGCTGCCTGCGGAACAGGAGTGGACGTTTCAAAAGGATTTTGAAAACATTCTATTGCAAATGCCGCGTATTATGCTCGGCAGTGCCTTCGGGTATTTTATCGGAGAGTATTCAAATTCCGTTGTGCTTTCAAAAATGAAAGTAGCTACACGGGGCAGACACCTTTGGGCGCGCACTATCGGATCAACGCTTGTCGGAGAACTTTTGGACAGCGTAATTTTTGTTACTATCGCTTTTGCCGGCGTGTACAGTTTTACCGTCCTTGCAATTATGGCTTTTTCAAACTATATATTTAAGACAGCCATCGAAGTGGTTTTTACCCCGATTACCTATAAGGTTATTGATTTTGTAAAAAAACACGAGGATCTTGATGTCTACGATTATGACGTAAGTTACAGCCCTTTCCCGGGCAGGTAA
- a CDS encoding ISAs1 family transposase — MNIAKMIKKECKADYVLAVKENQKTLYDDISDYFRIDEIRENLTACENYRSTSEKAHGQFETRNFYITDDIAWLSNKSKWEGIKSIGMVETVITKGEKTTIERRYYISSLATHIDLFMKAVRGHWAIESMHWHLDVTFKEDANTTIDKNAATNQNIIRKWALAILKRVEHIHGKNIQVKAKRYAMSLDPFGSLAQALSI; from the coding sequence ATGAACATTGCAAAAATGATAAAAAAAGAGTGCAAAGCTGATTATGTTCTTGCGGTAAAGGAGAATCAAAAAACGCTCTACGATGATATTTCTGACTATTTTCGTATTGACGAAATAAGAGAAAACCTTACAGCGTGCGAAAATTACCGAAGTACATCTGAAAAAGCACACGGACAATTTGAAACAAGAAACTTTTATATAACTGATGACATTGCATGGCTTTCAAATAAGAGCAAGTGGGAAGGCATAAAAAGTATCGGCATGGTAGAAACCGTTATCACAAAAGGAGAGAAAACGACCATCGAACGGCGGTATTACATCAGTTCTTTGGCTACTCATATCGACTTATTTATGAAAGCGGTGCGCGGGCATTGGGCGATAGAAAGTATGCATTGGCATTTGGATGTTACGTTCAAAGAAGATGCGAACACCACGATAGACAAGAATGCCGCAACGAACCAAAACATTATTCGCAAATGGGCACTTGCAATTCTTAAACGGGTAGAACATATCCACGGCAAAAATATTCAGGTGAAAGCTAAGCGCTACGCAATGAGTTTAGACCCGTTCGGCAGTTTAGCACAAGCATTATCAATCTAA
- a CDS encoding methyl-accepting chemotaxis protein, whose amino-acid sequence MNYKTENNVPYTQIRKKTKRFSIRNKILLVCSCLVFLSCFFVGSASVLLAQRMLANEVNAHFINHAATIAKVLNARLNVLIQFLDGIGQMPQIRDRNISFPEKMLLLREERDAYNQKTKRKKSQALQNDVVLQKLWIVDAAGYFHSYDGSLSDMRKREWYTKAIPGTIYVSSPYISITTQEMVITISLPVYDGEQKIIGVIAMDVEDTALSNEVKDILVGNKGYCYVVDSDGTIIAHKDIEKVSEKMNIFALAESDNSFASAASFIKQAIQSETPTVDVYKKENILQIASSARMHTGWTIVVTAPYSEFMGVLGNMKRTLFFITAGIIATALLAIILMMKAIMHSIQQVVTTLQNISRGDGDLTVSLPLIGNDEMTDLSQYFNETIKKIRDSVDAVNKNTITLKEVGVKLSTNMTETASAVNQINSNINGVKQQTLTQAASVAETAATVEEIVRTIKQLNGSIESQATSVAESASSIEQMVSNIASITQILEKANIAIKELASATADGKDTIVTSNHVMQQIANESGGLLEASSIIQHIASQTNLLAMNAAIEAAHAGDSGKGFAVVADEIRKLAEESSTQGKNITTTLKTLSGEIETLSISSQTVKDKFNAIFELSGQVKDTSNRLMEAMQEQKQSGIEVLSAIKEINNVTVQVKNGSAEMLTGGESVALEMQKLDELTRLITDSMDEMASGAIQINNAVQEVNEITQKNKESIEKLANEVKKFKV is encoded by the coding sequence ATGAATTATAAAACGGAGAACAATGTTCCCTATACACAAATACGAAAAAAAACTAAACGCTTTTCTATTCGCAACAAAATCTTGTTAGTGTGCAGTTGTTTGGTTTTTTTAAGCTGTTTTTTTGTCGGTTCGGCTTCTGTTCTTTTAGCACAAAGAATGCTTGCGAACGAAGTGAATGCGCATTTTATCAATCATGCAGCAACCATTGCAAAAGTACTTAACGCACGATTAAATGTACTCATTCAATTCTTAGACGGAATAGGACAAATGCCGCAAATACGCGACAGAAATATATCATTCCCTGAAAAAATGTTGCTATTACGTGAAGAACGCGATGCATATAATCAAAAAACAAAACGAAAAAAATCACAGGCATTACAAAATGATGTAGTGTTACAAAAACTTTGGATTGTGGATGCAGCAGGATACTTTCATTCATATGACGGCTCGCTTTCAGATATGAGAAAACGTGAGTGGTATACAAAAGCTATACCCGGAACAATTTATGTTTCTTCTCCCTATATTTCAATAACAACACAAGAAATGGTTATAACAATTTCTCTCCCTGTGTATGATGGCGAGCAAAAAATAATCGGTGTTATCGCAATGGATGTAGAAGATACCGCCTTATCAAATGAAGTAAAAGATATTCTTGTCGGCAATAAAGGGTATTGCTACGTTGTAGATTCCGACGGTACGATAATTGCGCACAAGGATATAGAAAAAGTTAGCGAAAAGATGAATATCTTTGCTCTTGCCGAATCGGACAACTCTTTTGCATCAGCTGCTTCATTTATTAAACAGGCGATACAATCGGAAACCCCAACCGTTGATGTTTATAAAAAAGAAAATATTTTACAAATTGCATCTTCGGCAAGAATGCATACAGGATGGACGATTGTTGTTACCGCTCCTTACTCGGAGTTTATGGGTGTGCTTGGCAATATGAAACGTACGCTCTTTTTTATTACAGCCGGAATTATCGCTACTGCCTTGCTCGCCATTATACTCATGATGAAAGCAATTATGCATTCCATACAACAGGTAGTTACCACACTACAAAATATTTCGCGCGGGGACGGAGATCTTACTGTAAGTTTACCGCTTATCGGAAATGATGAAATGACGGATTTATCTCAGTACTTTAATGAAACAATTAAAAAGATTCGAGACTCAGTTGATGCGGTAAATAAAAATACGATAACTCTTAAAGAAGTAGGAGTGAAGCTTTCTACAAATATGACGGAAACGGCATCGGCGGTAAATCAAATAAATTCAAATATAAACGGCGTGAAACAACAGACATTAACTCAAGCGGCGAGTGTTGCGGAAACAGCGGCAACCGTTGAAGAAATTGTCAGAACTATTAAGCAGTTAAACGGAAGCATTGAAAGTCAGGCAACAAGCGTTGCAGAATCTGCATCGTCGATAGAACAAATGGTTTCAAATATTGCATCCATTACCCAAATCCTTGAAAAGGCGAATATTGCTATCAAAGAACTTGCATCCGCAACAGCAGACGGAAAAGATACTATTGTAACTTCAAACCATGTGATGCAACAAATAGCGAATGAATCCGGCGGGCTTCTTGAAGCAAGTTCTATTATCCAACATATTGCAAGTCAAACCAATCTACTTGCAATGAATGCGGCAATTGAAGCAGCTCATGCGGGCGATTCCGGAAAAGGCTTTGCGGTTGTTGCCGATGAAATCAGAAAGCTTGCCGAAGAATCAAGCACACAAGGAAAAAACATCACAACAACATTAAAAACACTTTCCGGAGAAATTGAAACCTTATCTATTTCTTCTCAAACAGTAAAAGATAAGTTTAATGCAATTTTCGAATTATCCGGACAGGTAAAAGACACAAGCAATCGACTGATGGAAGCTATGCAGGAACAAAAGCAGAGCGGAATTGAAGTGCTAAGTGCAATTAAAGAAATTAACAATGTTACCGTACAAGTTAAAAACGGTTCTGCAGAAATGCTTACGGGAGGAGAAAGTGTCGCACTGGAAATGCAAAAACTTGATGAACTTACTCGTCTTATTACCGACAGTATGGATGAAATGGCATCGGGCGCAATTCAAATAAATAACGCGGTACAGGAAGTAAACGAAATCACACAAAAAAACAAAGAGAGTATTGAAAAATTGGCAAATGAGGTTAAGAAATTTAAAGTATAA
- a CDS encoding flavodoxin family protein, with protein sequence MNVLMINGSPHKTGCVYTALVEIGKALRKNNVDYEIFHIGTKPVHGCIACNACYKLGKCIFDDDPANTIQQKLKEADGFIVGSPVYYAGPNGALCTLLDRIFYSATDPSIYRFKPSAAVASARRAGTTATIDRLNKYFTISRMPIVSSNYWNAVHGFTPEDVMQDEEGLQTMRTLGYNMAWMLKSIKEGNQPLPEIEQTVRTHFIKR encoded by the coding sequence ATGAACGTTTTGATGATTAATGGCAGTCCGCATAAAACAGGCTGTGTGTATACAGCTCTTGTCGAAATAGGAAAGGCATTGCGAAAAAATAATGTTGACTATGAAATTTTTCATATCGGCACCAAACCGGTTCACGGCTGCATTGCCTGCAATGCCTGTTATAAACTCGGAAAGTGTATATTCGATGATGACCCCGCAAATACAATCCAGCAAAAATTAAAAGAAGCTGACGGATTTATTGTCGGCTCTCCCGTATATTACGCCGGCCCGAACGGAGCATTGTGCACATTGCTTGATCGTATTTTTTATTCCGCAACTGATCCGTCAATTTACCGATTTAAACCCTCCGCCGCTGTCGCAAGCGCACGAAGAGCCGGCACAACAGCCACTATCGATCGGCTGAATAAATATTTTACTATCAGTCGAATGCCGATTGTTTCCTCTAATTATTGGAATGCAGTTCACGGATTTACTCCGGAAGATGTTATGCAAGATGAGGAAGGTTTACAAACTATGCGCACACTCGGCTATAACATGGCATGGATGTTAAAGAGCATAAAAGAAGGCAATCAACCTCTTCCTGAAATTGAGCAAACCGTCCGAACTCATTTTATTAAAAGATAA
- a CDS encoding LysM peptidoglycan-binding domain-containing protein, with product MKFPMAKSLMLFIKKPTIKECMNRFLSAIFFSLFSFSFIFAADTVYTIQKGDTVYGLSKKYRIPPSVLMAHNNISDPSKIKIGQKIIIPNTYIVQKGDTLYSIARASGCSIDELRKLNGLSAQSIIRPGDILIVQKNNSSKTVVASAPSKAESNKKNETPVIPLQDPRNYTNIKIDTSLLWPVETKKISYLNGKLYGVVLEAKKGEQAKAIASGTVVYGGNHRGYGQVVFIQSKANYVYVYGGLESIAVSAGAPIKVGQSIGTVGSDAISKKSLLYFMVYNKNKPIDPVKAPRGI from the coding sequence TTGAAATTTCCGATGGCAAAAAGCCTCATGCTTTTTATAAAAAAACCGACAATAAAAGAGTGTATGAATAGGTTTTTATCGGCGATATTTTTTTCTCTTTTCTCTTTTTCCTTTATTTTTGCGGCGGATACAGTGTATACCATTCAAAAAGGAGATACGGTGTATGGGTTAAGTAAAAAATATCGGATTCCGCCGTCGGTGCTGATGGCACATAATAATATTTCAGACCCGTCAAAGATTAAAATTGGACAGAAAATTATTATTCCGAATACCTATATTGTGCAAAAAGGTGATACATTATATAGCATTGCGCGCGCTTCCGGTTGCTCCATTGATGAATTGCGAAAGCTGAATGGGCTTAGCGCTCAATCAATAATTCGTCCCGGTGATATATTGATTGTTCAAAAAAACAATTCCTCAAAAACCGTTGTTGCAAGCGCACCGTCAAAAGCTGAAAGCAATAAAAAAAATGAGACCCCTGTTATTCCCCTGCAAGATCCGAGAAATTATACTAATATAAAGATTGATACTTCATTGCTGTGGCCGGTAGAAACTAAAAAAATTTCCTATTTGAACGGCAAGTTATATGGAGTTGTACTGGAAGCAAAAAAAGGAGAACAGGCAAAGGCAATTGCATCGGGAACAGTTGTTTATGGAGGAAATCATCGCGGATACGGACAAGTAGTTTTTATTCAATCAAAAGCAAATTACGTATATGTATATGGCGGGCTTGAAAGCATTGCGGTTTCCGCCGGAGCGCCAATTAAGGTTGGGCAATCCATTGGAACGGTCGGATCGGATGCAATTTCTAAAAAATCATTGCTGTATTTTATGGTTTATAATAAAAACAAACCGATTGACCCCGTCAAAGCCCCACGCGGGATTTGA
- a CDS encoding periplasmic-type flagellar collar protein FlbB: protein MKGSIGRIIVLLLLIIILALGGMLWFDYLGIMNARGLFSPVYALFGLKTPSGITSKQSDRADIDADRYAKRLEALEVRSQELDKQNAEIIEKQKENEQISQELDDRLQAIEDKEKSYNMLIAEADDRNTNIKKVADYVSGMRPENAVPIFLNMDDQDIIAVFVMVDETAKKNNKNSMVPYWLSLMPPERAAEIQRKMANKPATIP, encoded by the coding sequence ATGAAGGGATCAATCGGACGAATTATTGTTTTACTTTTGTTAATTATTATACTCGCACTTGGCGGGATGTTATGGTTTGACTATTTGGGTATTATGAATGCGCGCGGACTTTTTTCTCCGGTGTATGCCTTATTCGGATTGAAAACACCGAGCGGGATAACTTCAAAACAAAGCGACCGAGCAGATATCGATGCTGATCGATATGCAAAAAGGCTTGAAGCTTTGGAAGTTCGCTCTCAGGAGCTTGATAAGCAAAATGCGGAAATAATAGAAAAGCAAAAAGAGAATGAGCAAATTTCTCAAGAGCTTGATGATCGTTTACAGGCTATTGAGGATAAGGAAAAGTCTTATAATATGCTTATTGCCGAAGCTGATGATCGAAATACAAATATTAAAAAAGTAGCCGATTATGTAAGCGGTATGCGGCCGGAAAATGCGGTTCCTATTTTTCTTAATATGGATGATCAGGATATTATTGCCGTATTTGTTATGGTTGATGAAACGGCAAAAAAGAATAATAAAAATTCAATGGTGCCCTACTGGCTTTCCTTGATGCCGCCCGAACGTGCCGCTGAAATCCAGCGAAAAATGGCAAATAAACCCGCAACTATTCCTTAA
- a CDS encoding MBOAT family O-acyltransferase, translating into MQFPTLSFAFFLAVVWFFYWYIFRLKTQRLYLLTVAGYFFVFSWDWRFCVLLFASSTAAYYFGILIGTQKDYLPRKIVLIAATTVHVLFLCFFKYFYEILALLNQKYPQLYEAYPFLASLRYYSILMPLGVSYYTFKCLSYIFDIYLCKMRPVPFMQVLLYTSFFPQISSGPIVQAEYFFTQLPKSLSADFDRKALPIAFDRASLLIFSGLIKKTVFASFLTVLVTDKIFASPGMYNTIELLFGILSYTAIIYCDFSGYSDMAIGIALLFGFQTPKNFNRPYISDSVSEFWRRWHISFSSWLREYLYFALGGSRYGTLRTLSALFITMLVAGIWHGASFCFLLWGSLQGLALCFEYFIYPKQSAKRDEVATMGVTTHSSKHSTLRIILVFIFVNISWLIFRSPSLSELQLYFFSLKNITKPFLLIRPLTVIILFFSLAIQLPSPSLRKNMFGVYSRLPLIVKILCATAVLLGLSTVSMSGIAPFIYFNF; encoded by the coding sequence ATGCAGTTTCCGACACTCTCCTTTGCCTTTTTTTTAGCTGTTGTTTGGTTCTTTTATTGGTATATATTTCGACTGAAAACACAAAGACTCTATCTTTTAACCGTTGCCGGATATTTTTTTGTTTTTTCTTGGGATTGGCGGTTTTGCGTTTTGCTCTTTGCTTCCTCGACTGCGGCGTATTACTTTGGCATTCTTATCGGTACGCAAAAAGACTATTTGCCCCGGAAAATTGTATTGATTGCGGCAACAACGGTGCATGTTTTATTCCTTTGTTTTTTTAAATATTTCTATGAGATTTTAGCATTGCTCAACCAAAAATACCCGCAACTTTATGAAGCCTATCCGTTTCTGGCATCCTTACGTTATTACTCAATTTTAATGCCGCTCGGAGTTTCATATTACACGTTTAAGTGTTTAAGCTATATCTTTGATATTTATCTTTGTAAAATGCGACCGGTGCCGTTTATGCAAGTATTGCTTTACACCTCGTTTTTTCCGCAGATTTCCTCCGGCCCCATTGTGCAAGCGGAGTATTTTTTTACTCAATTACCCAAAAGCCTTTCCGCAGATTTTGACCGAAAAGCTTTACCAATCGCTTTTGACCGCGCCTCGTTATTAATCTTTTCGGGACTGATAAAAAAAACAGTGTTTGCAAGTTTTTTGACGGTGCTGGTTACCGATAAAATTTTTGCATCTCCCGGAATGTATAATACGATAGAACTTTTATTCGGAATCCTTTCGTATACCGCAATTATTTATTGTGATTTTTCAGGCTATAGCGACATGGCAATCGGGATAGCCTTATTGTTCGGTTTTCAAACGCCGAAAAATTTTAATCGTCCGTATATCTCCGATTCGGTAAGCGAATTTTGGCGGCGTTGGCATATATCTTTTTCTTCATGGTTACGAGAATACCTTTATTTTGCCTTGGGCGGTTCTCGGTACGGAACCTTACGCACTCTTTCTGCGCTTTTTATTACCATGCTTGTTGCGGGAATCTGGCATGGAGCTTCTTTTTGTTTTTTACTCTGGGGAAGTTTACAGGGACTTGCACTTTGTTTTGAGTATTTTATATATCCAAAACAAAGCGCAAAGAGGGATGAAGTCGCTACAATGGGGGTAACAACGCACAGTTCAAAGCATAGCACACTGCGCATTATTTTAGTTTTTATCTTTGTGAATATAAGTTGGCTTATTTTTCGTTCCCCCTCTCTTTCTGAACTTCAACTATACTTTTTTTCGTTAAAAAATATTACCAAACCTTTTTTGTTGATACGCCCGCTTACAGTTATTATTTTATTTTTTTCGCTTGCCATACAACTACCGTCTCCTTCTTTGCGAAAAAATATGTTTGGTGTATATAGCAGGCTCCCGCTTATTGTAAAAATCCTATGTGCAACGGCAGTACTGCTCGGTTTATCAACCGTATCAATGTCAGGAATCGCCCCCTTTATTTATTTTAATTTTTAG
- a CDS encoding SGNH/GDSL hydrolase family protein codes for MKRLALLYKKIKNILILIFIKDKSQYTANKVLLFTLLTIFLFSLLIGDKIKRPALQIENNYVQRFYLALVEPLADLSRRLHTADILPVTRRFFLRLTELEKAPQWEEDFFYDNPQNSHADSVSNAEKHTDSEDKKGQTKSDSEIPTAEKIKSFAKQDAVIPAGPQKETIPAEPAEKETPPLQKEEPEIKPKQEKEPITIKEKKQESPPKKESGKKQQQQKKELTLKQTPQQKQTPKIQKPAKLSPHIVRNFSPNTETADTGADEFSASHPLRILMIGDSQMRYLAGGALRILGTDSDIRIDEISVLSSGFIRTDYYNWPKKLETLFAAQKNKTAYGAAIVILGMNDNQSFYLYGKPYEPGTAEWEKRYKKRIKNHLDVLLTYVPKVYLLGMPKVRNKEYDKTLHYIEKMQQEVVKEYDKQKVECISLTAIAPGKNALYMDMFQTPSGNKIQLMNTDGMHYTFSGGKYIMQEILQKIRKDFRFKKKDKTATENLKNNGTQN; via the coding sequence ATGAAGCGACTTGCCCTTTTATATAAAAAAATTAAAAATATTCTCATTCTCATTTTTATAAAAGATAAATCACAGTATACGGCAAATAAAGTGCTGCTTTTCACTTTGCTTACGATTTTTCTTTTCAGCCTTTTAATCGGCGATAAAATAAAACGTCCCGCACTCCAAATCGAAAATAATTATGTGCAAAGATTTTACCTTGCATTGGTAGAACCCCTTGCCGATCTTTCCCGGCGATTGCATACTGCCGACATTCTGCCTGTTACTCGGCGTTTTTTTCTTCGGTTAACCGAATTGGAAAAAGCTCCGCAGTGGGAAGAAGATTTTTTTTATGACAATCCGCAAAACTCGCACGCAGACAGCGTAAGCAATGCTGAAAAACATACAGACAGTGAGGATAAAAAGGGACAAACTAAAAGCGACAGTGAAATTCCCACTGCCGAAAAAATAAAATCATTTGCAAAACAGGATGCCGTTATACCGGCCGGACCCCAAAAAGAAACCATACCAGCTGAACCTGCGGAGAAAGAAACTCCGCCATTGCAAAAAGAAGAACCCGAAATAAAACCGAAACAGGAAAAAGAACCCATAACCATAAAAGAGAAAAAACAAGAATCTCCCCCCAAAAAAGAGTCCGGCAAAAAACAGCAACAACAAAAAAAAGAACTTACCCTAAAACAAACTCCGCAGCAAAAACAAACTCCGAAAATACAAAAACCGGCAAAGCTTAGTCCGCATATTGTTCGCAATTTTTCACCGAATACCGAAACCGCGGACACCGGCGCGGACGAATTTTCCGCATCTCATCCTTTAAGAATTCTCATGATCGGAGATTCGCAAATGCGGTATCTTGCCGGAGGCGCACTACGAATTCTCGGCACCGATTCCGATATACGAATAGATGAAATCTCCGTGCTATCCTCCGGATTTATCAGAACCGATTATTATAACTGGCCTAAAAAGCTTGAAACACTTTTTGCCGCTCAAAAAAACAAAACCGCTTACGGTGCCGCAATTGTAATTTTGGGAATGAACGATAACCAGAGTTTTTACCTTTACGGAAAACCCTACGAGCCCGGCACGGCGGAGTGGGAAAAAAGATATAAAAAAAGAATTAAAAATCATCTTGATGTTTTGCTCACGTACGTTCCGAAAGTATACCTTCTCGGCATGCCCAAAGTAAGAAACAAAGAGTATGACAAAACACTTCACTATATTGAAAAAATGCAGCAAGAGGTTGTAAAAGAGTACGACAAACAAAAGGTTGAATGTATTTCATTAACCGCTATTGCACCGGGAAAAAATGCACTTTATATGGACATGTTTCAAACGCCTTCGGGAAATAAAATTCAGCTGATGAATACCGACGGCATGCACTATACTTTTTCCGGCGGAAAATACATCATGCAAGAGATTTTACAAAAAATACGCAAAGACTTCCGATTTAAAAAGAAAGACAAGACAGCCACTGAAAATCTTAAAAACAACGGAACACAAAACTGA
- the dnaX gene encoding DNA polymerase III subunit gamma/tau, whose amino-acid sequence MTYQVTATRRRPQRFEDLLGQDFVAATLQKSIQAGKIAHAYLFSGPRGCGKTSSARILAKALNCESGPAPTPCGTCTACTEITAGSSLDVIEIDGASNTSVNDMRQIKDEILFPPNASRYKIYIIDEVHMLSTSAFNALLKTIEEPPPYVIFIFATTELHKVPATIKSRCQQFNFKLVSVEQLKEALAQAAMESGIQADDEALYWIANEATGSVRDAYTLFDQIVAFSDGHITFEKIQEKLGLTGVDSIGKLLTACVEKNSNTALLLLDEILQNGISVEQFVVDSVHYFRSLLFIKQGITKEALIGQRADRFPAAIVNGWSVLQIERGLSLMLELFKDIRFSVDPRYELELAVSRLSWLSDYVSPVQLKQAFEKAAQMLKGEAASATLPQKKSPAGFSHQQTVEPHNSSIQSSGAAQGRDSSPFRNAGGVQSVRNSFTEEDTNVFSDARLQTAALQESDNLARTIDCEVLKDTLVDRFQTEQGMLSAALAGSDDWESEDSVITIFVKTGYEISMLNKNKRLLSDKASELLNQKVSFQIKLLSEKQEKPVQAEDELPTQVLMIKKLLKGKVLKIQQKPTVSKSVKMEEEE is encoded by the coding sequence ATGACATACCAAGTAACTGCGACGCGCCGAAGACCGCAGCGGTTTGAGGACTTGCTTGGACAGGATTTTGTAGCCGCAACTTTGCAGAAATCCATTCAAGCGGGAAAAATTGCACATGCGTATTTATTTTCCGGTCCGAGAGGTTGTGGAAAGACGAGTTCGGCGCGTATTCTTGCAAAAGCGCTCAATTGTGAATCAGGCCCTGCGCCGACCCCTTGCGGAACCTGTACGGCATGCACGGAAATTACCGCAGGGTCAAGCCTTGACGTAATTGAAATTGACGGCGCATCAAATACCAGCGTAAACGATATGCGCCAAATAAAAGATGAAATTTTATTTCCGCCGAATGCAAGCAGATATAAAATTTATATTATTGACGAAGTACACATGCTTTCCACCAGCGCCTTTAATGCCTTGCTTAAAACAATTGAAGAACCGCCGCCCTATGTTATTTTTATTTTTGCAACCACGGAGTTGCACAAAGTGCCAGCAACAATTAAAAGCCGCTGTCAGCAGTTTAATTTTAAACTGGTCAGTGTTGAGCAACTGAAAGAAGCCTTAGCGCAGGCGGCGATGGAATCCGGCATTCAGGCGGATGATGAAGCACTATACTGGATTGCGAATGAGGCAACGGGAAGCGTCCGTGATGCTTATACCCTTTTCGATCAAATAGTTGCTTTTTCAGACGGGCATATCACCTTTGAAAAAATACAGGAAAAACTCGGTCTTACCGGTGTTGATTCTATCGGAAAATTATTAACCGCCTGTGTAGAAAAAAATAGTAATACAGCGCTGTTATTGTTAGATGAAATTCTTCAAAACGGCATTTCCGTTGAACAATTTGTTGTCGACTCGGTGCATTATTTCAGAAGCCTCCTGTTTATTAAACAAGGCATTACAAAAGAAGCTTTAATTGGGCAGCGTGCAGACAGATTCCCCGCTGCGATTGTAAACGGTTGGTCGGTTTTGCAAATTGAGCGCGGGCTTTCGCTTATGTTGGAACTTTTTAAAGACATCCGTTTTTCTGTTGACCCGCGGTATGAACTTGAACTTGCCGTTTCTCGGCTTTCATGGCTCAGTGATTATGTTTCTCCGGTGCAGCTGAAACAGGCTTTTGAAAAGGCGGCGCAAATGCTTAAAGGCGAAGCGGCATCCGCAACTTTACCGCAGAAAAAAAGCCCCGCGGGATTTTCCCACCAGCAAACCGTCGAACCTCATAATAGCAGCATACAGAGCTCCGGGGCGGCGCAAGGTAGGGATAGCTCCCCTTTTCGTAATGCGGGCGGTGTTCAGTCTGTTCGAAATTCTTTTACGGAAGAAGATACAAACGTTTTTTCCGATGCACGGCTGCAAACCGCTGCTCTACAAGAATCAGACAACCTCGCCCGCACAATTGACTGCGAGGTACTAAAAGACACTCTTGTTGACCGATTTCAAACAGAGCAAGGAATGCTTTCCGCTGCTTTAGCCGGCTCGGATGACTGGGAAAGCGAAGACAGCGTTATAACGATATTTGTTAAAACAGGCTATGAAATTTCCATGCTTAACAAAAACAAACGCTTGCTTAGTGATAAGGCTTCAGAGTTGCTAAACCAAAAGGTTAGTTTTCAAATAAAACTTTTATCCGAAAAACAGGAAAAACCTGTTCAAGCGGAAGACGAACTTCCGACGCAGGTGCTGATGATTAAAAAACTTTTAAAAGGAAAAGTGTTAAAAATACAACAAAAACCGACTGTAAGTAAATCCGTAAAAATGGAGGAAGAAGAATGA
- a CDS encoding YbaB/EbfC family nucleoid-associated protein, with amino-acid sequence MNLNPFEIMKNAKNIQEQLENLQSELKQITVEGASGGGLVKVKLDGNFTLLEILLDPIAVDNRDVPMLQDLIRSAHADAIEKLKEAMKEKLGPLASMAGIGGLPF; translated from the coding sequence ATGAATTTAAATCCCTTTGAAATTATGAAAAACGCAAAAAACATTCAAGAACAGCTTGAAAACCTTCAAAGCGAATTAAAACAAATAACCGTTGAAGGAGCTTCGGGGGGCGGACTTGTAAAAGTAAAACTTGACGGAAATTTCACCCTCCTTGAAATACTGCTTGACCCGATTGCAGTTGACAATAGAGATGTTCCTATGTTGCAAGATCTTATCCGCTCCGCACATGCCGATGCGATAGAAAAATTAAAGGAGGCTATGAAAGAAAAGCTCGGTCCCTTAGCTTCAATGGCAGGCATAGGAGGGCTTCCGTTTTAA